The DNA segment CATCATGAACTTCACCCATCTTATGTGAAAGACCAGTATAGAACAGAATTCGTTCTGTAGTTGTAGTTTTACCCGCATCAACGTGAGCACAAATACCAATGTTTCGGTAGAGCTCGATCGGAGTTGTACGTGCCACAATAAATCCCTTACTAGGAAACCTAGACAGAAAGTAATTGACGCAGATTTAAAATCTGCGTCCAAAAATTACCAGCGATAGTGAGCAAATGCTTTATTCGCGTCAGCCATACGGTGAACGTCTTCACGTTTCTTAACCGCAGAACCTTTGTTTTCAGCAGCGTCGAATAGCTCTCCAGCTAGACGAGCAGCCATTGATTTTTCACCACGTTTACGTGCTGCTTCAACTAACCAACGCATAGCTAGTGCATTACGACGAGAAGGACGAACTTCTACAGGCACTTGGTAAGTTGAACCACCAACACGGCGAGATTTAACCTCAACCGATGGACGAACGTTATCTAGAGCCATTTCGAAAAGCTCTAGGTGTGTTTTATCTTCACTTTTAGTAGAGATAGTTTCTAGCGCACCATATACAATCGCTTCTGAAGTAGATTTTTTACCGTCTACCATTACGATGTTGATGAATTTTGCTAGGATTTCTGATCCGAATTTTGGATCTGCTAAAATTTCTCTTTTAGCTACGACGCGACGTCTTGGCATCTCTTATTCCTCGTTGTGCTTCAGGTATTACCCAAAACTAATAAATAGTTAACAGTTTGCTTGGCCTTACTAAACGAAGAATTATTAATTCTTAGGACGTTTAGTACCGTATTTAGAACGTCCCTGACGACGATCACTAACACCAGCTGTATCTAACGCACCACGAACTGTATGGTAACGAACACCCGGTAAATCTTTAACACGACCACCACGGATTAGGATCACGCTGTGCTCTTGAAGGTTATGGCCTTCACCACCGATGTATGAAGTAACTTCATAACCGTTAGTTAGACGAACACGAGCTACTTTACGTAGAGCCGAGTTAGGTTTTTTAGGAGTAGTAGTGTATACGCGAGTACAAACACCACGACGTTGTGGACAAGCTTCAAGAGCAGGAACGTTAGTTTTTGTAACGTTTCTTACGCGAGGCTTGCGTACTAATTGGTTAGTAGTTGCCATTTAAAATAGCTCCGTTGAGTTTTTTACGTGTGAAAAATCATCCCTAATATAGGGACGCAGAATTTTAGTCATTGCGCCTTTAGCTGTCAAGCATAAGAACAGTATTATTGAAAATAAATTAGTTTATTTGCCAATAAATCATCAATAAACCGCTTTTACAACGCTACTAGATAAAAACTTACTCGTAGTTTATAGGGTCACAATGAAAATTCGTACAGATCAGGCTTATTTAATTCCAAGTCTGAATTTGTAAATACGACACAGTAAGGTTAACAAACTCTAGGTAGCTAACCTGCTGACCTAAAATACATTTTAGCCCTCTTGCGTCCAGATCTTCAGTCAAAGTGTAAACACTTATCTTTGGTTGGAGATCTTGAAGTATTTTAGCATATTTATGCTGTGATGCCGTAATGACGACAGCATCTTGAATAAAGAGCAGCGCATCGCCATCGTTGAGATAGGCGAGACTGTCAATAAATGTGTTTCGTGAGAACGGTGACGATTTAATAATATGAAGCATAGTGTTATCTCCAATCAAAAATTCAAAATAATAGCATGCTGACGAATACGCTGATTAATTTCAGGCTGCGCTAAACGTTCGACGTCTATAATCAAATTTATATCGCTAATACCACGCTCTAATAGCGAGTCTGCGCACACATAAATATTTTCAATATCATATAGCTCAAACATAGCAAATGTAGGCGCAAAATCACGACAAGCGATACCCTGAGGCTTTTGTTTACTCACTAATTGATAAACACCATCACCAATAAAAAAGACGCTTAAATCTTCAGTAAGCGCCGAAGTAGCTAGAATGGCATCTTGAGTTTCTCTCGCGATGCTGCTGCCATGCGGAACTTGACGAGTAACAAATGCGGCTCTCAACATATATTTGACCAAATAAGAATAGTTAAAACTGGATCACCCGATCAGCAGTCACAATTGATTCTGCTAATTGACCAAGTCCTGTTAATTGAAATGGTAATTCAAGATTAAAGCTACGCTTGCCGGCTTTATCGGCTTCGCGTTGATCAATCACACCACGCCTTAACGCTGCACCTGAACATATATCTAAATCAATTTTGTGTTCACGTGCTAACACTAACCAGGCCTGATAAAGATCGAACTCATCAACGGCCGGAGAAGTCAGTGTCGAACCATTAAGCACACCATCATTATAAAAAAATACACGCTGAATAGTATGACCGAGTTCAATCGCAGATTTAACGTAATGATAGGCGCTTAAAGCGTCTTGACTACCATATGCAGGCCCAGTAACAAGTACTGCAATAGTGACAGATTTAGACATAGGTAGACCTAATTAAAGAGTGTATGCGATAGCTTCAACTTCAACTAATACGTTTTTCGGTAAACGAGCAACCTCAACACATGAACGTGCCGGCGCATTTTCAGGGAAATAACGTGCATATACTTCATTAAAAGCAACAAAATCATTCATATCACTTAAGAAACATGTGGTTTTAATTACTGTATCTGCACTGGCATTTGCCGCTTTTAATACCGCCATTAGATTTTCCATTACAAGTTCGGCTTGTTCTTTAACGCCGCCTTCAATGATTTCCATCGTTTCTGGTACTAATGGGATCTGTCCTGAAGTAAAAACCATATTACCAAGTTGATTAGCTTGTGAGTACGGACCAATAGCAGCAGGTGCATTCGTTGTCGAAATGATTTTTTTACTCATTGTAATTCCCATAAATTATTAATGCTCTCATAATCAGAGCGAGTATATTGCAATAACTACAGCCATTATATTTAATAATACGCGTAATAAGCAAACGTAGAGCAATAAATAGTTTAAACTTTATAGAATTATTTACATAAATTAATTTGATTAGTGCTTTCTGTGTAATTTATTTTAAGTTAAAATCGCCCATTGTGTTTAGTGAATGAGAAAGTTAAGACATGCTCAATGCAAAGAACAGTTCCTCCCTCACTCTCATCATTCAAACTAGTAAGACCTCATCACAATTAATATGAGACTTTTTTTAGACATTCTGATAATCAGGGCACAAAAATGGCAAATCCGTTATTTAGAAAACATATAGTATCTATCAATGATATCTCACGTAATGAGCTAGAACTTATTGTTAAAACTGCGGCAAAACTAAAAAATCAGCCGCAGCCCGAACTGTTAAAAAACAAAGTAATTGCGAGCTGTTTCTTTGAAGCATCAACACGCACACGATTATCATTCGAAACGGCTATCCAACGATTAGGGGGGACAGTTATTGGCTTCGATAATGCGAGTAACACCTCACTGGCTAAAAAAGGCGAAACACTTGCAGATTCTATCAGTGTAATTTCAAGCTACGTTGATGCATTTGTCATGCGCCACCCTCAAGAAGGGGCAGCAAGGCTAGCATCAGAATTCTCTAATGTGCCCGTTATTAACGGTGGTGATGGTTCTAATCAACACCCAACGCAAACATTACTTGATCTGTTTTCAATTTATGAAACACAAGGCCGCTTAGATAACTTAAATATCGCATTGGTGGGTGATCTTAAATACGGCCGAACAGTGCACTCTTTAGCACAAGCCCTTGCTAAGTTCAGTGGCTGTAAATTCTATTTCATTGCACCAGATGCGTTAGCAATGCCTGACTATATCTGTGATGAGCTTGATGAACACAATGTCAGCTATGCCTGTTATAATTCGATTGAAGAAGTCGTGCCTGAAATCGACATATTGTACATGACTCGCGTACAAAAAGAACGTTTTGATGAAACCGAATATCAACACATGAAAGCTGGGTTTATTTTATCTGCCAGTTCATTAAAACATGCGAAAGATAATTTAAAAGTACTTCATCCATTACCACGCGTTGATGAGATCGCTATCGATGTGGATAAAACGCCATACGCTTATTACTTTCAGCAAGCTGAAAATGGCGTTTATGCACGTGAAGCATTACTCGCACTGGTATTAAATGAAACAATCGAAGGATAAGATAATGAAAAGCAATCATATGCAAGTAGAGGCCATCTGTAATGGCTATGTTATCGATCACATTCCATCAGGACAAGGTGTTAAGATCCTAAGACTATTCAGTCTTACGGACACTAAGCAGCGTGTTACGGTTGGTTTCAACCTGCCCAGTCATAATGGTACAACCAAAGACTTAATTAAAGTTGAAAACACTGAAATAACCAAGTCACAAGCGAACCAACTAGCACTGCTAGCACCAAATGCAACAATTAATATAATTGAAAATTTTAAGGTGACCGATAAGCATTCGTTAGCATTGCCAAAAGAAGTTGAAAATGTATTTCCATGCCCAAATTCAAATTGTATTACGCATGGAGAACCCGTTACTTCATCTTTTACCATTAAAATGATCAAAGGTAATATCGGTCTAAAATGTAAGTATTGTGAAAAAACATTCTCAAAAGAAATTGTAACTGCACAAGTTTAGTTCCACTGAACTCAGAGCTGCTTATCATTCATGCAGCTCTGCCATGCTATCTCAGAGCCTTATTTTTTCTACGTTAAAACACGCTTCTAATTCCGCGTTAATTTCTGCAAAGCCTTTTTTTCTTAATAATTCAATATTACGCTCAGGGATCTCTTCTGGATTTGGGAATACTCTTAATACACGTGCCATCTCA comes from the Moritella yayanosii genome and includes:
- the rpsG gene encoding 30S ribosomal protein S7 — protein: MPRRRVVAKREILADPKFGSEILAKFINIVMVDGKKSTSEAIVYGALETISTKSEDKTHLELFEMALDNVRPSVEVKSRRVGGSTYQVPVEVRPSRRNALAMRWLVEAARKRGEKSMAARLAGELFDAAENKGSAVKKREDVHRMADANKAFAHYRW
- the rpsL gene encoding 30S ribosomal protein S12; amino-acid sequence: MATTNQLVRKPRVRNVTKTNVPALEACPQRRGVCTRVYTTTPKKPNSALRKVARVRLTNGYEVTSYIGGEGHNLQEHSVILIRGGRVKDLPGVRYHTVRGALDTAGVSDRRQGRSKYGTKRPKN
- the tusB gene encoding sulfurtransferase complex subunit TusB; this encodes MLHIIKSSPFSRNTFIDSLAYLNDGDALLFIQDAVVITASQHKYAKILQDLQPKISVYTLTEDLDARGLKCILGQQVSYLEFVNLTVSYLQIQTWN
- the tusC gene encoding sulfurtransferase complex subunit TusC, producing MLRAAFVTRQVPHGSSIARETQDAILATSALTEDLSVFFIGDGVYQLVSKQKPQGIACRDFAPTFAMFELYDIENIYVCADSLLERGISDINLIIDVERLAQPEINQRIRQHAIILNF
- the tusD gene encoding sulfurtransferase complex subunit TusD encodes the protein MSKSVTIAVLVTGPAYGSQDALSAYHYVKSAIELGHTIQRVFFYNDGVLNGSTLTSPAVDEFDLYQAWLVLAREHKIDLDICSGAALRRGVIDQREADKAGKRSFNLELPFQLTGLGQLAESIVTADRVIQF
- a CDS encoding RidA family protein, with the protein product MSKKIISTTNAPAAIGPYSQANQLGNMVFTSGQIPLVPETMEIIEGGVKEQAELVMENLMAVLKAANASADTVIKTTCFLSDMNDFVAFNEVYARYFPENAPARSCVEVARLPKNVLVEVEAIAYTL
- the pyrB gene encoding aspartate carbamoyltransferase, which produces MANPLFRKHIVSINDISRNELELIVKTAAKLKNQPQPELLKNKVIASCFFEASTRTRLSFETAIQRLGGTVIGFDNASNTSLAKKGETLADSISVISSYVDAFVMRHPQEGAARLASEFSNVPVINGGDGSNQHPTQTLLDLFSIYETQGRLDNLNIALVGDLKYGRTVHSLAQALAKFSGCKFYFIAPDALAMPDYICDELDEHNVSYACYNSIEEVVPEIDILYMTRVQKERFDETEYQHMKAGFILSASSLKHAKDNLKVLHPLPRVDEIAIDVDKTPYAYYFQQAENGVYAREALLALVLNETIEG
- the pyrI gene encoding aspartate carbamoyltransferase regulatory subunit, with amino-acid sequence MKSNHMQVEAICNGYVIDHIPSGQGVKILRLFSLTDTKQRVTVGFNLPSHNGTTKDLIKVENTEITKSQANQLALLAPNATINIIENFKVTDKHSLALPKEVENVFPCPNSNCITHGEPVTSSFTIKMIKGNIGLKCKYCEKTFSKEIVTAQV